GGTGTTATACCATTCGCAGTCGATGATGCGGCCATCGCGCGTGAGGTTGCGGTTGAAGTTACGGGAACTCTCGGGGTTCTGCAGGAGCTTGCGCCAGATGTCGTCGACCTCTTCGCGGTCATCGGGGGGCACGATGACGGTGCCGAGGCGACCGATGGCTTCGGCGGCCTTCCAGCCAAAGATGGCTTCGGCGGCGGCGTTCCAGCTGCGGATGTGGAAGGAGGCGTCGAAATCGACGACGCCCAAGGGGGTGTTTTCGAGGTGACGGCTGATGCGCTGTTGGCTGTCGCGCAGCGCGTTTTCGGCCCGACGGTGTTCGGTGAGATCGATTTTCACGCCGAGCGATCCCACGATTTGGGCGTCTTGGAGGATCGGCGCTTCGAGGATGTGGTAAAAGTGGCGTCCGGTGGGGGTCTGCTCGATGGTGTCGGAGCTGATGATTTCGCCCTGCAGCACGCGTTTGGAGCGGGCGACGCGGTCGGCGAGAAGGGATGGGGAGACATCGAGGTCGTCGATGCGCTGGCCAATGATGTTGCCGTGGAGGTTGCGGGAGTAGCGGTTCTGGTAGGTGTAGACGCCGTCGGCGTCGGTGGTCCACAGGTCGAACGGGGTGTTTTCGAAAATGGCGTTGAGCGTGGCTTCGTGGGACTGGCGTTGGCTGATCTGGCGCTGCAGGGCGGTGTTGATCTCGGCGAGTTCCTCCTGGCGCTCGATGAGTTTGCTGCCCTGTTCGTCTAGCACATCGCGCAAGTCCTGAATCTCGCGTGGGGCGGTGGTGGTGGGGATGTCGATTTTACCGGAGTCGGCGAGATCGGCCACCGAGGTGGTGAGGGCTTCGATGGGGTGAGCGAGGAGGCGGGCCATGATCCAGGCCATCAGGCTGCTCAGCACCACGATCACGAGGGCGGCTGTGAAGAAGACGGAAGAGGGGGAGAAGTCGGGGACCAACGTCTGGCTTTCGGCCAGAGCGCCGACGACGCCCCAGCGGGCGAAGGGCGCAGGCAGCCGGGTGCCTTGCACCAGCCAGGAGGATGCATCCGGCAGGTCGCGGGCGACGGCGGGTCCCGAGCCGGGGGGCGCGCCGGCGGGCGGCAGCAGCTCGGGACTGATGAGCGGGTCGAGTTCGTGGAGGCCGGACAGCTGGTCGGCGGCGGTCACGCCGGCGATCGTATCCGCTTCGTGGTGACCGACCCAGAGGGGCGGATCGGTGGCGAGATCAAAGAGGGCGACCCGCAGGCCGGTTTCCTCATTGAGCGTCTGCACAAAGCGGTGCAGTTGGTCCAAGTCGTATTCGGCCCACCAATACGATGAGTCCGGCGCATTGCCGGGGGTGAAGCAGGTGATGCCGAGGGTGGCGGGCAAGCCGACCAGCGGGTGCAGGGCGGACCAGTGGAAGGTGTCGGGCTCCAGCCCGGCGGCGGGCGGCAGGGGGACGGGCGTCGCTTCGGTGGTGGGCCCGTGCAAGTCGATGCGGCCGGAAGGGTGGCGCCAGAGATAGGCATACTCGCCGGCGACGCCGGTGCTGAAGCCAAGGCGGGTGAGTTCCGGACGCTGTTCGAAAACCGGGAGGGCGCGCTGCAAGAGTTCCGGCCAGCGTTGGGCCGGGGGCAGATCGGCGCGTGGGGTGAGCCGTGAGGTGGAATCGAGACTGAGCTCGGCGGCGCGCAACAGTTGTTGGGTGCGAAAGGCGGACTGGTCGAGACGGTCGTGCAGGTTGACCTGCATGACGGTGGCGACGGAGGTTTGGCTGGCCCGTTCGACCAGCAGGCCGGTGACGATGGCGAGAATGAGGGTCCACAAGCCCGTGCCGAGAATGAGCCACGTGCGGAAGGAGAGCGTGGAGAGCGGGGACCGGGGGAGGCTCACAGCTAAGGGTTCAGGGCGGCGCTGATGACGGCGAGGGCGTAGGTGGCGGCGGTATCGCAGCGGAGCACGAGTCGCCCGAGCGAAACGGGACGGGCGCCGAGGTTTACCAGTTGGTCCATCTCGGTGGAGGTGAAGTCACCCTCCGGTCCCACCCACCACATGAGAGAGGGGGGCGGTGGGGCGGTGCTCGCACCGGTCCATGCGCTCACCGTTTCGTGCAGACCGGCGGCACCGGGGTGAAGGCTGGCGACGAGGCTGGCGTCGTGCTGGGCGATGAGTGAGGCTGCCGCCTCGGCAAGGGGACGGGGTTCATCGATCTCGGGGAGCCACGGATTACCGCACTGCTTGGCAGCTTCGAGTGCGGTGGCGGTCCACTTCTCCTGTTTGCGCGATTGGCGTTTGTCGTCCCACTGCACCTGGGTGCGCGAGGTGAGCACGGGCACAATGCGATGCACGCCGATCTCGGTGGCGTGACGCACGATGGATTCCATTACTCCGCCCTTGGGCACCGCTTGAGCCAGCGTGATGCGGCAGGGCAGGTGCGCGGCTTCGCGAAAGGTTTGGATGGCAAGGGTGGCTGCGCGGCGATCGGCCTGTTGCACCGTGGTCTCCCACTCGCGGCCCTGACCGTCGAAAGCGATCACCGGATCGCCGCGGCGCGCGCGATTGACGGAGACCAAGTGATGCGATTCGGCCGCGCTCAAAGTGAGCTCCGCAGCGGCGGGCGGAGGGGAGGGGCAAAAAACGCGAAAGTCGGGCATCGCAGGTCGTCGAGTCGGTAAACGCGGAGCCTGCGGCGAGGCCGCGGAAGCGTCGAGATTTTGCTGGTTGGATTGCAGAAACAGTAAAGGCGCCGGAGCAGAACTCCGGCGCCTTTGCCGACTTATCAAACTACAAACTATGAACTAGCAAAAAGAACAAAGGACTTACAGGGGGAGAGACGCAGGCCCCCAGAGATTCGTTCAAAACTTTCGAAGAATTCTCGTATTCTTTTTGGGGGATTTTGGATGCGCGGATCGCCCGTTGGGACGCGTAAGTATGCAGGATAGGTGATGGCAGGGAGTTACGCGATAAGCCGCCTTGATGGTGAGGCGCGCGAGGGTCGTGCAAAGACACAGATTTTTTCTGTGAACGTTTGCGCGGTGGTGGAGCGCGATGGGGTCTGGGGCGCTATCGGGGGCTGTTTGTTGCCCGGCCCTCCTACGCTCTGCGAGCTTCGGCGGGCAGCCTTCGCTTTCACATCTGGCTGGCCTCGCCAGCCGTAGCTTCAAGCCGACGACCAGAGGCGCTTGCTGGCGAAAGCGCGGCCTGAGCCAGATTTGAGGTAAAGCTCGAACTCACGGGCGGCCGCGAGATCGGAGAAGGCAAGATAGGTCTCCAAACGCCAAGGTTTATGCCTAGTGGTGTGAGGCGACTGACCGCGGTTGTGGGCGTTGAGGCGGGTCTTGAGATTGTCGGGGAGACCGATGTAGCGCTGCTCGGGATGCACGACGGATTGGGTGAGGTAGACGTAGTGCATCGCGAGATGGTGACTGTCTGTTTGTTGCCCGGCCCTCCTACGCTCTGCGAGCTTCGGCGGGCAGCCTTCGCTTTCGCATCGGGCTGGCCTTGCCGGCCGTAGTCCCGCTTTAGCGGGACGAAGGCTGGTGGAGCTGAGGGGAATCAAACCCCTGACCTCTTCATTGCGAACGAAGCGCTCTATCAACTGAGCTACAGCCCCTTTTGCCAGAAGGAGGGGAGTTGTGAGAAACTCACCGGTCGGAGTAAACACCTTTTTGCAGGTGCGGAAGTTGGCATTGCGTCTTTCTGACGAACAGGGAGCAATGCGGTCACGATGGCGAAAAATGGGACGAACCGTGACGTTGGTCCCCAATTTGCTATTGCAGATGGGTGACACCGGGGGGCAAAGGTCCTCCTGAGTTCACATCAAGAACCCGATTCCTAACCATGAAGAAGAGCACCAAGTCCACCACGCCTGCCGCCCCACAGGCCAAGAAAACTGTAACCAAGAAGGCAGTGGGAACGAAGAAGGCCGCCACCAAGAAGGCTGCTCCCGTTTCGGCTGAACCCGTCGCGGCCGCTCCGGCTGCTGCGCCCAAGAAGGTCGCCGCCAAGAAGACGGCGGTGAAGAGAGCTGCTCCGGTAAAGCCGGCGCCCGCCAAGAAGGTTGTGACCAAAAAGGCCCCGGCTAAAAAGGCGGCGGCTGCCACCAAGGTCGAAGTCGCTGACACGGTCGTGACGGCCAAGATCAACATCGGTTTTGGCAACACCATGCACCTGCGTGGCAGCGGTCCGGGTCTGTCCTGGGACGGTGGCGTGCCGATGAATTGTGCGGGCGATGACGAGTGGACCATTACGCTCTCCGGCGCGACGGCGCCGATCGTCTTCAAGTTCCTGGTCAACGACCTGACCTGGAGCGTGGGTGACGACTTCGTCGTGGAACCGGGCAGCACCGTGGTGCTCGAGCCGAGCTTCTAAATTTGGTTCCCCGCAGATCCGCTTCGGAACTTGCTTCCTTTCTGGCGTCCCGGTTTTGGCCGGGACGTTTTTTTTTGGGCGTGTCGGCCGTAGCTCAGTGGCGAGTGCCGTTGAGCTCCGTCATTTGGCGCGTGAGTTCGTCGATCGCGGCTTGGCGATCCTTCGGCAACTCGCTGGGCAGAACTTGGCGGCAACGCAGCACCATGCGGCTGAACGGGCAGGGGATGATGAAGCGATCCCAGCTGCGCAGTTGCTTCACCGGACCGTCGAACTCCATGCCGACCAACAGCAGTGGCGTGTGGGCGCGACGGGCGATGATGAGGCCACCCGGCTTAAACTCATAGCAGGGGCCGCGCGGACCATCGGGCGTGATGCCGAGGTCGTTGCCCTGGCGCGATGCCTCGATCATGGCGTTGGCGGCCTCGCGGGCTCCCCAGCTGGAGGAGCCACGAATGGCCCGGATGCCCATCATCTGGAAAAAGCCCACCAACCAGGCGCCGTCTTTGCTGGCGCTGATGAGGCCATGAAAGGGTTTGCCGCCGCGATAGCGCCGCACGCATTCGGCCCCCATGAAGAGGCGGTTGTGCCAAATCACCAGCGAGATGGGGATGTCGCGGCGGCCGAGGGCGGCGCGGTCGGCATCCGCGATTTCGATGCGTAGGGTGCGGGCCCACACCTTGAGCAGGGAGCCGAGCAACCACAGCAGAATGCGTTGCCGACCTACAATGGCTTCGGCGGCGGGGCGGGGACTGGTGGATTCGTCGGCAGCGGACACGGCGCGCACACTGGAGAGTGGCGACGGCGGTGGGAAGAGCGAAGCGTGAGAGGCGGAAAGGATGGGCACCAGGGTTGACGGCTCACGTTGCGGTGATCACCGAAGGGTGATGCGATTGCCGCCTTGCCCGCATCTTCCCACCCCCCGGCCCGGAATGGACTATCGGGTGTATGCTCCTTTTGGGGCCGATCGGGGAAGCGGGTTCTATGGCACTGCCTTGGAGTATGGTCAGGAGCTGTGGCAGCGGCGTTTACCGGCGCGGGCTATCCTTTGTCTAGACCGGGCGATGGGGGCGGACTTGCGCGGGGACGAGCCGGTGTTGGGCTCCTGGCCCATGCCGTATGCAGCGATGGCGTGGGTGTTGTGCGAAGTGCCGCGCGATCTGTTTTGCGGCAATCCGCGGGTGCACTTTCAGCATTACGCGGATCGGATGAACGAACCGCGCAAGACGCTGCGCACGTGGCGCGCCTGGGCCTGCTGGGCGATCACGCGGCGCGTGCGACCGGAGTTGCCGGGAGACCCCAAACACGACGTGCGGGAGCCGAGCGAAGCGGAGATCGCGGACGGACTTGAGCGTTACGGTTTGCCGGGCGAGGCGGGCTGGTGGACGGATGTGCTGGAGGGGCGCACGCTCTGGCGGTGACTAGCTGAGACGGTAGAACCGCAGGGCGTTCCGATAAAAGACGGCATCGCGGTCGTCAGCGGTGAGTCCGGTGGTGAGATCTTGCGCGGTGTGCAACCAGCGGGGGTGATTGCTGGCGAGTTTTACGACCGGCCAATCGCTGCCGAAGAGGATACGATCGACCCCGAAGCACTCCAGCAGATGGTCAACGTAGGGTTGCAGGTCGGGGGCGGTCCACTGGGCCCAATCGGCTTCGGTGACGAGGCCGGAGAGTTTGGCCCAGACGTGGGGGTGCCCGGCCAGGGCCGCGATATCGAGCCGCCAGGCGTCGATGAGTTTGCGGCGGATGCCCGGCTTGCCGAGATGGTTGAGCACAAAGCGGGTGCCGGGGCATTGCTCGACCAGGGCGGTCAGGTCGCGCAGTTCCGGGTGGTAGCAGCAGAGGTCGACGGACAGACCTCGCTCTCCGGCGGCTTGGCAGCCGGCAACGTAGGCGGCGGATCGGGCAAAACCACGCGGCTCGTCCTGGGTGTTGTGACGCACGCCGCGCACCAGCGGATATTGGGTCAGATCATCGAGGATCCGCAGGGTGTCGGCCCCGGCATCCAGAGGGGCGGTCGCGACGATGCCGGCGATGCGCGGGTCATCGAGGGCGAGACGTTCCACCCACTGCACTTCTGCCCGCCAGCTGGCGATTTCCCCGACACATTGTAGAAAGACGATCTTCTCCGGCGGGACTGCGCGCGTCTCGATTTGGTAGTGCGCCGGCAGATGAGGTTCAGCGATGGCGGGCAGTTCGTTGAGCCAGGGGTAGGGCAACAAACCGCGATCCCAGAAGTGGACGTGCGAATCAATGTAGCGGAACGACATGGGGAAAAGTCGGGGAGGGCGTGGTGATCCCAAAGATGCCTATTAGGTGCAAGTCCATTGAAATAAAATAGGGTAAAATAAGCCTATTTTGATTGGGCCTGTCTGGTGGTGTAGTCGGTGCGTGGATACGACAGGCGGATCGTCGAGCAGTGTCGCGCGGGTGGGGGAAACGAGGGCCACCGATCATGCCGATAATGGGGGGCCAGGAGTCGCCGCACTCGAACCGGAGGCGAAAGCACTTCCGGAAGGCGATCACGTTGCGATCACGTTGTCGTTGCGCTCCAACGCGGCTACTCGAGGCAGCCGCGCAGCGGCATGGGCCGCGGCTCGAGATTCCGGGGGGCAAGTGATCGGGGCACAAAAAAACCTCCGAAGAATCGGAGGTTAAAAAGTGGCGGGATGGACGGGACTCGAACCCGCGGCCTTCTGCGTGACAGGCAGACGCTCTAACCAACTGAGCTACCACCCCGTGAGGGGAAAGGAGGCGAGACCGTAGAAGCGGGTTGAGGCAAGTCAAGCGCTCTTCGTGCACTTTTTTGGATTCCCTGCACTTTCTTCGCGGAGCCCTCGGCGCGCGTGCTGATCTGGGAGCGAGTCGCTGGAATCGGACGGTGGGCCTGTCGAATTTGGGCAATAGGGGGAATTGCCCTTGTCGTTGATAATGTGGGCTTTTATCGCTGGTTCAGTTTGGAGCTGTGCCCGTAGCTCAGCTGGATAGAGCACTTGCCTTCTAAGCTAGTGGTCGAGGGTTCGAATCCCTCCGGGCGCGCCAGCTGTCGTCTTCCCCTATGCCAACTTCTTTTTCGCCTTCACCCTCTGGGTCTCTTTGCCGCTCACGAGATATTTCGACGGGAGTCGGCTTTAAGCTCAAGGGGCGGGCATGGTCGATGGGGAGGGGCTGCGCATGAGTGGGTCGGGTTCTGTTTCCGATTCCACCGAAGAGGGCCACCAAATCCGGGAACCCGGCTCCACTCCGGTCTGCGAAAGCGTTTGGGAACTGAGTGCCGCGGGACTGTGTTTGGTGGACGAGGACGGCACGGTGTTGCGCGTCAACCGGGCCTTTGCCGATTCATTGGGTTACGAGGTCGCGGCGATGGCCGGCATGCCGATCGGGCGCATCCATCCACCGGATACGGCGCTGGCGATGAAGGCAATGCATGAGGCCTTGGTGCGAAATGAACCCGCGACGGCCTGGCTGGGGCGGGAGATGCGTTTTAAGCATCAGCGCGGTCGACCGGTGATGGGCTACGTGCGTAATGCCCGGTTGGTGACACCGACGGGGCGGGTGCAGCGACTGATCACGTTTGTGGATATGATCGATATGGTGCGCTCGGATCCGCGGATGAGGCAGCAGTTGCGGGTGGAGAACTTTTCGGCGTTGGCGTCGGCGATCAGTAACGATCTGAACAATCTGCTCTCGATCATCATGGGTTATACCGCGCTGCTACAGGAGGGGCAGGCGGATGCGCGCCGACTGCGGGTGGTGAGTGAGGGGGTGGAGAGTGCGGTGCAACGGGCTTCGACCTTGGTGCGGCAGACGCTTTATCTTGCCCGTCGGCCCGAAGCGGTGCTGCGGCCGGTGCCCCTGAATCCTTTTGTGGAGAGGCGCCTTGAGCAGGCCCGTTCCTCCATCGGTGATCGAGTGGTGAACCTGCGCCTTTCGGGGGACCGCAGTCTGTTGACCGTGCCCTTGGATGAGGCCCAGATCGGGGATGCGTTTGATGAGCTGATTCAGCGGGTGCATGCGGTGGACCCGGATGGTCTGCGGCCCTTGCAAATTGAGACACGGGCGGAGACGGGAGAGGAATTGCGTCGTCGTTTCGGCCACGCGACCGACGCCGCCTACGCGGTGGTGGAACTCAGTCACCCCGGTCGGCCGCGCACCAGCAGTCGTGGTCCGTTTCTGGCCGCAGACCTCACGGACGTGCGGGCGGGGCATGATCTCGGCATCACGATGGTGGAGCGCATCATCGACTCGCATCGCGGGTTCATGGCGCAACAGGTGCTTTCCGGCGGAGGTCTCGCGTATACTTTGGTGTTTCCGTTGGTGGAGCGAGACAGCGGGCTCGCTGAAGTCCTCGATGCCGAGGCTTCGTCCCCAGCTGCGGGGTCACCTAATATGGTGGAACCGGCTCCGGTGGTTCCTGCCGGCGACCAACGTCGAATCCTGGTGGTGGATGATGAAAGTGGCCTGCTGACGACGATCGTCGAGACGCTGCGGCGCGAGGGCTACTTTGCAATCGGGGCGGCCGACGGGTTGGAGGCGCTGAAGCTGTTCCGGCAATACCAAGGCCAGTTCGACCTAGTGATCTGTGACCTGGTGCTGCCCAAGATGAACGGCTGGGAGGTGTTTACCGGGATGCGGGAAATCAGAGCCGATGTGGCGGTCGTGATCATGAGCGGTCACCTGGAACCGAAATTGAAGGACGCAGTGCAGCGCTCAGGTGCTTCGGCGTTCCTGCAAAAGCCGTTTTCGATGGGCGCGTTCCTGCGGTTCGTGCGCAAGCTGGTCGAGCCCGTGGTCTGAGCCGGAAAGGAGCAGAGGCGATCAGCGGCGCCGCTCGGAGGCAGCTTGTTGCGTGATGAGGCGGGCGAAGGCTTGGTTCCAAGTCGATTCCGGGGCGGTGGCGACCGTAGCGGCGGACGTCGTCGCCGCGGTGGGGCCGGGCCGGTCCAAGCTCGTCGCCCAGGTGCGGAGTTGGCGGGCACAGCTGCTGGCGAGGGATTTGGTGTAGAGCAACAACGACTCGGGCAATTTCCCTCCGGAGTCGCCGTGTTCGATGGCGTTGACCAGGCGGGTTACGATCTGCGCGTGATGGCGCGCGCCCAGCAGGCACTCCACCAAGTGGCTGTGACTGGGCGACACGATGCCTTCGGCCAGGAGGTGGGGAATGCTGGAGGCCGAGTGTTGCAGGCGCTGAGCGGTGCGAGTGGAGAAGGCGGAGGCAGAGGCAGAAGCCGTGACGAGGTCGGCACAGGCAATGTCCAGCGCCACCGCGGATCGCCAAACCGGCAGCTCCGAGAGGGTCTGATCGAGAAAGGGAGGTGAAAGGCTCATGGTGATGCGCGACTGATCGAGGCAGCGGGGCGAAGAGATCGAAACCCGTCGTAGATGAAACGTCATGAAGGCGTCGGATCTTTCAGCGATTATGCGAAAAGTTGTGATTCGGGTGGGTCAGGGGAAAACCGAGGAGCGGGTTTCCTGTTGACGTCCAACAGAAGCCTTTGTGTTGATTGCCAACATGAGCACCTTGCCCGATCGCCTCGAAGTCCTGCAGGGGACCTTGGATCTACTGGTATTAAAAACCTTGTCCTCGCTGGGACCGCTGCACGGCTACGGCATCGCGCGGCGCATCGAGCAGGTGTCGGGCGATCTGCTCGCCCTCAACCAGGGCACCCTCTACCCGGCGCTGCTGCGGCTCGAGCAACAGGGTTGGATCGCCTCGGATTGGGGCGTGAGTGAAAACAACCGCCGGGCACGTTTCTACCGTTTGACGGAGAAGGGCACGCAACGCCTCGAGGTCGAGGTGAGCCGCTGGCGACGCATCAGCGCGGCGGTGAATGCGATCGTCGCCGAGCCGGCGCAATGACGTCCGCGCCCAACTGAACCCAAGAGAGGATACGATCATGGCATTCGAATGGCTCAACCGATTGGCGGATTGGAAACGGCGCAAAGCGCTGCGCGCGCGCCTCGACGAGGAACTGAACTTTCACCTCGACCGGCTGACGGAGGACTTCGAGCGCCGCGGTTTTGCGCCCGAAGAAGCGCGGCGGCGGGCCCGGCGGGAGTTGGGCAATACGACGCTCGTGCAAGAGGCCCATCGCGAACGCGCGGGGTTGCCGTGGATCGAAGAATGGGCGCGTGACGCGGTGTTGGCGGTGCGCAACCTGCGCCGTCGGCCCGGCTACGCGGCGTCGATGGTTGGCATGCTCGGCGTGGGCCTCGCCGCGACGCTCACGGTGTTTGTGCTCACGGATGCGATGCTGCGGCAGAGCCTGCCGGTGCCGCGTCCGGCGGAGTTGCATTTGGTGACGACGCCCGACGGCCAGCCGGCCTGGTTTTCGCGGGCCACGATCGAACGCCTGCAATCGGAATGGAGCGAGGGGACGGTGGTCGCCTACGCTGGCGATACCACGGTCACGGTGCAGCGTGGTGATGCGCCGGCGCGCAGTGCGCGGGGCCAGCTGGTGATGGGGTCGGCGCTCTCCGGTTTGGAGCTGCAGGCGGCGGCGGGTCGCCTGCTCACGCCGATGGACGATCGCATCGGCGCGGGGGCGCCGGTGGCGGTGGCCAACCACGCCTGGGCGGTGAACGAGTTTGGTAGCGCGGCGGGCGCGGTGGGGCAGGAGATTTCCGTCAATCGCCAGACCGTGCAAATCGTCGGGGTGTTGCCGGCGGCGTTCCGCGGTTTTGACGGCGTGAGCCGCACCGACCTGTTTATGCCGACGGCCTTGCAGCCGCTGCTGGGCATCGATGGCAACGCCAACGAATTTTCGTCCGACGATCGCCCCAACGATCCCGACCGCAATCGCGAGAACCGGGTGCGCTGGTTGGAAGTGTTGCTGCGAGTGCCGGCTGGCGTGCCGGCGGAGCGCGTGACCCCGGCGGTGGAGGCGGCCGCCGCGCCGGATATTCAGGATCTGATCTCCCAGATGAGCAGTCCGGCCGAACGCGAAACGCTCGAGCGCAGCACCTGGCGGGCGGTGGCCGCACCGGCTGGCTTTTCCTACTATCGTAGTGCCTTCACGAATACGGGGCGCATGCTCACGGCGCTGGTGGTGAGCCTGTTGGTGCTTACCTGTGCCAATCTCTCCGGCCTCATGTTGGTGCGCACGCTGGCACGGCACCGCGAGATGGGCGTGCGGCTCTCGCTGGGCGCCGGACGTTGGCGGACCTGCCGGCTGACGGTGGTGGAGGCCCTGGTCTGCGGTCTCGGGGGCGCGCTCCTGGCGCTGCTGCTGGTGCAATGGACCCTGCCGGGCGCGGCGCGCCTGCTGGCTCCGGGCACGGATCTGGCGCTCAGCCTGTGGGGCTCGGCTCCGATCGGGGTGCTGGTGGGCGTGGCCACGGCGTGCGGGGTGGCTTGTGCGCTGGTGCCGGCGTGGTGGTTGTCGCGGTTGCAGCCGCTGGTCGCGCTGCAGGGCGCGATGGGCACGGGGCGTCTGCCGCAGCGTTTGGGCCGGGTCTTGGTGGCGGTGCAACTGGCGGTGGCGGTCTTGCTGGTGGCGGTCGCCTTCAGCCTCGGACGCGAGATCGCCGACGTGCTGGCGCAGGATCCGGGCTACGACCGCGAGGTCACGCTCACCGCGCGATTTGATCCGCGCACGGCAGGTTATGAGTATGAGGATCTGGAGCCGTTGTATGCGCGGCTGAAACAGGCGGCGGAAGCCGTGCCCGGGGTGGAACGTATTGGGTTTTCGGCTACGGGCATCCTGTCGCACAGCCGCTCGGCCAGCACGATTTATCCGCGCGGCGAAGGCCTCGAAGCGTTGGCGGGAAATTATCAGAACGAAGTGATCGACGTGGACTTTGCTTCGGCGGTCGGGCTGCGCTTGGAGCGCGGGCGGTGGTTTGCCGAGACGGACTCGGCGGAGGCGCCGCCAGTCGCGTTGGTAAGCCAGTCCTTTGCCCGCAAGATGTGGGGCACGACGGAGGTGCTCGGGAAGCGCATGGGTTTTGGTTACGAGCCTGAAGACAGTGACCTCGAAGTGGTGGGCGTGGTTTCGGATGCTCGCATCAATCGGGTGAAGGAGGACGGGGTGGAGATCTTTTACGTGGCGCGAAGCCAGTTTCCGGCGGGCATGGGTTATGTGGCGGTGCGCACGCAACGTGATCCGGCGGCAGTGCGGGCGCGGCTGAAGGATGCCTTTGGCAGTGTGGAACCAGGTTTGGTTTTCGGCTCATGGCAGACACTGGGCGAGCGCATGGAAAGTGATCTGCGCAGTGACATCGCCTCGTCGCGACTGGCGGGCATCGTGGCCGGGTTGGCGCTGATACTGGCCATGTGCGGGGTGGGCGGTTCGTTGGCGCATCTGGTGACGCTGCGGCAAAAGGAGTTGGCCCTGCGCATGGCGTTGGGCGCGACGCCGCAGACCCTGTTGCGCGACGTGTTGTTTGACGGCCTGCGACTTGGCGTGCTCGGCGCGCTGGGCGGCGCGGCGCTGATCGGTGCGTTGGCGTGGGGGCTGTCGCTGATCACGTGGTGGAATGCGACGCCGAGCTTCAGCGTCGCCGTCGGCGCGGCGGTATGTGGCCTGCTGGCGGCGTTGCTGGGCGGCTGGCTCCCGGCGCGGCGCGCCTCGCGGGTCGACCCACAGCGCATGCTGAAAGCGGACTGAGTTTTGGGGCGGTAAACAAAACGGCGGCACCCGCTGATGGGCGCCGCCGTGAAAAGGGACAGACTGAGGCCGGACCGGTGATCAGTCGAGGTTGAGGAGGTAGGGGTTGACCTCGATGGAGCCGGTGGTGGTCGAGTTGCTGCGCAGCTCGTTGTTGGCGGAGAAGACCGTGAGCTTGGTCTTCAGGTCGTAGTTGAGGGCGCCGGTGCGCAGGGCGGCTTTGAGACGGGCGGCGTCGGCGGCGTTTTCGATCACAAAGGTCACGTCCTGCGTGTTGCTCTTCATCGCCTGGGTGGCGAGGGGCTTTTCACTGTGGTGGGTGCCAAGCGGGATGCCGTTGAGGCGCAGGGTGAGGTCCATCTCGCGGATGCCGATGGGACGG
This portion of the Actomonas aquatica genome encodes:
- a CDS encoding ATP-binding response regulator; the protein is MSGSGSVSDSTEEGHQIREPGSTPVCESVWELSAAGLCLVDEDGTVLRVNRAFADSLGYEVAAMAGMPIGRIHPPDTALAMKAMHEALVRNEPATAWLGREMRFKHQRGRPVMGYVRNARLVTPTGRVQRLITFVDMIDMVRSDPRMRQQLRVENFSALASAISNDLNNLLSIIMGYTALLQEGQADARRLRVVSEGVESAVQRASTLVRQTLYLARRPEAVLRPVPLNPFVERRLEQARSSIGDRVVNLRLSGDRSLLTVPLDEAQIGDAFDELIQRVHAVDPDGLRPLQIETRAETGEELRRRFGHATDAAYAVVELSHPGRPRTSSRGPFLAADLTDVRAGHDLGITMVERIIDSHRGFMAQQVLSGGGLAYTLVFPLVERDSGLAEVLDAEASSPAAGSPNMVEPAPVVPAGDQRRILVVDDESGLLTTIVETLRREGYFAIGAADGLEALKLFRQYQGQFDLVICDLVLPKMNGWEVFTGMREIRADVAVVIMSGHLEPKLKDAVQRSGASAFLQKPFSMGAFLRFVRKLVEPVV
- a CDS encoding PadR family transcriptional regulator; the encoded protein is MSTLPDRLEVLQGTLDLLVLKTLSSLGPLHGYGIARRIEQVSGDLLALNQGTLYPALLRLEQQGWIASDWGVSENNRRARFYRLTEKGTQRLEVEVSRWRRISAAVNAIVAEPAQ
- a CDS encoding ABC transporter permease, translated to MAFEWLNRLADWKRRKALRARLDEELNFHLDRLTEDFERRGFAPEEARRRARRELGNTTLVQEAHRERAGLPWIEEWARDAVLAVRNLRRRPGYAASMVGMLGVGLAATLTVFVLTDAMLRQSLPVPRPAELHLVTTPDGQPAWFSRATIERLQSEWSEGTVVAYAGDTTVTVQRGDAPARSARGQLVMGSALSGLELQAAAGRLLTPMDDRIGAGAPVAVANHAWAVNEFGSAAGAVGQEISVNRQTVQIVGVLPAAFRGFDGVSRTDLFMPTALQPLLGIDGNANEFSSDDRPNDPDRNRENRVRWLEVLLRVPAGVPAERVTPAVEAAAAPDIQDLISQMSSPAERETLERSTWRAVAAPAGFSYYRSAFTNTGRMLTALVVSLLVLTCANLSGLMLVRTLARHREMGVRLSLGAGRWRTCRLTVVEALVCGLGGALLALLLVQWTLPGAARLLAPGTDLALSLWGSAPIGVLVGVATACGVACALVPAWWLSRLQPLVALQGAMGTGRLPQRLGRVLVAVQLAVAVLLVAVAFSLGREIADVLAQDPGYDREVTLTARFDPRTAGYEYEDLEPLYARLKQAAEAVPGVERIGFSATGILSHSRSASTIYPRGEGLEALAGNYQNEVIDVDFASAVGLRLERGRWFAETDSAEAPPVALVSQSFARKMWGTTEVLGKRMGFGYEPEDSDLEVVGVVSDARINRVKEDGVEIFYVARSQFPAGMGYVAVRTQRDPAAVRARLKDAFGSVEPGLVFGSWQTLGERMESDLRSDIASSRLAGIVAGLALILAMCGVGGSLAHLVTLRQKELALRMALGATPQTLLRDVLFDGLRLGVLGALGGAALIGALAWGLSLITWWNATPSFSVAVGAAVCGLLAALLGGWLPARRASRVDPQRMLKAD
- a CDS encoding LEA type 2 family protein yields the protein MTSTLRSCLTFLALAGTVLLAGCMGPKDLAGLVVHIDGVRAFDDSNGQASVTVTARVHNETIRPIGIREMDLTLRLNGIPLGTHHSEKPLATQAMKSNTQDVTFVIENAADAARLKAALRTGALNYDLKTKLTVFSANNELRSNSTTTGSIEVNPYLLNLD